The region GGGGCCATCGAGGCTCTGGACGCGTGCCTCAAGGCCGCTCAGGTCAGGCTCTCGGGGATGGACTTCGTTACCGGGGGTCTCGTCACCATACGGGTAACAGGCGATGTTGGAGCCGTCAATGCTGCCGTTTCGGCGGGGGAAGCAGCCGCCCGTCGGGTAGGGACGGTCGTGTCGGCGCACGTCATCCCGAGGCCCCACGCCGGGATCCGCGAGCTCGTATACGGGCCCGGCACGCGGGGGCCGGCGCCGCTCAGGCCGCCGGAAACCGAGATCGCTTCATCCAGCGAGCAATCACCCGGCGCGGCTGCTCCAGAATACCTGTCGCCGGAGGTCCCGCCCGCCGGCGAGATACCGGCTGAAGACCTGCCGGCGGCGACCGCCCGGGTGAGGGAGATCGTCAGGGGGACAGATGTTGAAGCGCTCATGGAGGACGTCGGCGTGTTGAGCGACGCCCCGGTCTGGAAGCTCAGGAAGATCGCAAGGTACATCCCCAACATCCGCCTCAGCGGGATAGAAATCTCGAACGCGCGCAAGGAAGAGCTCCTGCTGGAGATGACGGCGGCCGCGCTCGAAGGGGGAGGCGACAGCGATGCGCATTGACCCTGACCTGCTTGCCATACAGGACATGAGGGACCTGGTTGCAGGAGCCGCCTCGGCCCAGCAAGAGCTCAAGACCTTCTCTCAAGAGAAGGTGGATCAGATCGTGAAGGCTATGGCGGAGGCCGGGGAAGGGGCGTCGGAGTGGCTGGCCAAACACGCAGTTGAGGAGACGGGCCTCGGAGTCTGGCAGGACAAGGTCGTCAAGAACCTGCTTGCCACGAGGGGTGTGTATGGGTTCATCAAGGACCTGAAAACGGTCGGGGTCACTTACCGGTTCCCCGAAAAAAAGGTGATCGAGATCGCCGAACCGGTCGGCGTCATCGCCGCCCTGACGCCGACGACCAATCCGACCTCCACCGCGATGTACAAGTGCCTGATCTCAATCAAGGCCCGGAACGGGATCGTCGTGAGTCCCCATCCGCGCGCTGCGCGCTGTACGTCGGAGGCTGTCGATGCGATGCACAGGGCCGCAGTCAAGGCCAGCGCTCCCGAGGGGATTATTGGCTGCCTGCGTTCGCCGACCCTCCAGGCAACTCACGAGCTG is a window of Bacillota bacterium DNA encoding:
- a CDS encoding BMC domain-containing protein, giving the protein MAGEAIGLIETRGLVGAIEALDACLKAAQVRLSGMDFVTGGLVTIRVTGDVGAVNAAVSAGEAAARRVGTVVSAHVIPRPHAGIRELVYGPGTRGPAPLRPPETEIASSSEQSPGAAAPEYLSPEVPPAGEIPAEDLPAATARVREIVRGTDVEALMEDVGVLSDAPVWKLRKIARYIPNIRLSGIEISNARKEELLLEMTAAALEGGGDSDAH